The genome window GAAGATATCCCACGGGTTTTCCTGTAGAGCCTTTATCGATATTATAAACTTCTCTTTCTTATCATCGATATCGATTACTCTACCTATTACCAGATCCCCTTTATTGAGACTAACATTGGATTTCTTAATCCAACTAATCTCTTCATAAGGAATAAATGCCTCCACACCTCTATCGATCTCAGCAATATATCCATTTTTAACCCTTATGAGGATTGTAGCTTTTACTTCTGAGTTAATTTGATATTTCTGCTTTGCTGATTCCCATGGATTGGGTTTTAGAGCTTTGATGCTAAGCTCTATTTTAGCGTTTTCCTTATCTATCTTAATTATCTTAGCTTCTACTTTATCATCGATTTCATAATATTTTTCAATCCTTGAAATCCTACCCCAATCTATATTCTCCTTTGCCACAAAGCCATCTATGGGACCTAAATTTATGAAAATACCATATTCTTTGATCGATTTAACAGTTCCTTTAATGATATCACCTTCTTTAAGGGACTCGATAAACTTCTTTTTCTCCTCTTCTTGGGATTCGATAAGGTATTGCTTTCTGGAAGCTAAGGCGGTTTTACTCTTGCCGTCGAACTTGAGTATCTTACAGTTGAAGATTTTTCCTAAATAGTGTTGGGGCTCTTTTATTTTATTTTTGTGGTCTATTTGATGATCAAGAATATGGATCTCCACCTCACCATGCTTACCTATAAACTTTTTATTCTTATCATCGTATTTTACAATCTTTACACTAACAGGTTTATGTTTTTCGATGGACTTTAATATTTCGTCGATATCATGTTTAAGAGACAGACCTTTCTTAGAAAGTCTAACGTATGAGCCTCCACCAGATACCGAAACAACTTCTAACTCCACTTCTTCACCGATTTTTACGATTAATTCCCCATCTTTTTTAAATTCTTCGATGTCAACGACACCTTCAGTTTTATAGCCAAAATTTACAAATACATCATTATCATTTATTCCAACTACTACCCCTTTAACTATAGACCCTTTTTGGGGTGGTGTGAGTGTTTCTTCAAGCATAGATTTAAACTCTTCAAACTCTTGTTGAGCAACCCTATCTTCCATCATTTACTCCATTTAGATATTCTATTACATCGTGTATGATATTTTTTGGTGTACTTGCACCTGCTGTTATACCTACTTTATTTACTCCTATTAGAGTCGATTTGTCAATCTCTTCTTTTGTTTCTATATGAAAAGTTTTAGGGCAGATTTGGGAACATATCTTATACAGTCTTCTGGTATTGGCACTATTTTTTCCTCCAACAACAAACATTACATCCACTATTTCTGCTAATTTTTTTGCTGCATTTTGTCTTAACGTTGTTGCGTTACAGATTGTGTTAGATATTTTAAGCTCTTTTGTTTTGGTTTTTAATATATTTGCTACTTCATCAAATGCAGACTTTTCCTGAGTTGTTTGGGCAACCAAACCGATTTTATCTTTGGGTTCGATCTCCAAAGCTTCAGAGGGGGTGGAGACGATGACATAGTCACCTTCTATATAACTTGCGATCCCTTTGACCTCAGGATGATCTTTTTCACCAAATATTACAACAAAGTAGCCGTTTTTACTTAATTCGATTGCTTCGTTATGGGCTTTGTTCACATAAGGGCATGTGGCATCAATGATGTGAACGTTTTTCATGAGA of Calditerrivibrio sp. contains these proteins:
- a CDS encoding S1 RNA-binding domain-containing protein; translated protein: MEDRVAQQEFEEFKSMLEETLTPPQKGSIVKGVVVGINDNDVFVNFGYKTEGVVDIEEFKKDGELIVKIGEEVELEVVSVSGGGSYVRLSKKGLSLKHDIDEILKSIEKHKPVSVKIVKYDDKNKKFIGKHGEVEIHILDHQIDHKNKIKEPQHYLGKIFNCKILKFDGKSKTALASRKQYLIESQEEEKKKFIESLKEGDIIKGTVKSIKEYGIFINLGPIDGFVAKENIDWGRISRIEKYYEIDDKVEAKIIKIDKENAKIELSIKALKPNPWESAKQKYQINSEVKATILIRVKNGYIAEIDRGVEAFIPYEEISWIKKSNVSLNKGDLVIGRVIDIDDKKEKFIISIKALQENPWDIFKREHPEGSIVKGKIKNITDFGLFVDFGGVVDGLVRKSDISWTEEIEDLSQRFKEGDIIEAKILAIDPEKERIALGIKQLEKNPWKEIDKLYPVGKVVEANVDAIEKDGLILNLGKGVKGFVPLKEVDDTKSSVSETYPVGINVKATVIKVDPKNRSIILSIKKFKQDTERSEVKEYMKKLQKQENDSFSLGSLLKEKLNNSDQQ
- the ispH gene encoding 4-hydroxy-3-methylbut-2-enyl diphosphate reductase; amino-acid sequence: MEIYVAQHSGFCFGVERAVRIVNNAATEHQKIYTLGPIIHNPQLVKELQSKGVDVLTNTDELTPNSIVILRSHGIEKSEKDILLMKNVHIIDATCPYVNKAHNEAIELSKNGYFVVIFGEKDHPEVKGIASYIEGDYVIVSTPSEALEIEPKDKIGLVAQTTQEKSAFDEVANILKTKTKELKISNTICNATTLRQNAAKKLAEIVDVMFVVGGKNSANTRRLYKICSQICPKTFHIETKEEIDKSTLIGVNKVGITAGASTPKNIIHDVIEYLNGVNDGR